In Hamadaea flava, a genomic segment contains:
- a CDS encoding chloride channel protein — protein MAEPPTGRAYLRLILLGAAIGIPAALVAALFIASVHGLEHWLWGPGEPPWYAVLSLPVLGAIIVVLARRFLPGDGGHSPLKGLSTAATPISHAPGVFLAALGSLSYGAVLGPEAPVIALGSVVGMVANRYAKFDTQGASVISNAGQFSAISALFGGPLVAGMLLLEGGIGLGARLLPVLLPGLVAAAIGYLIFVGFGTWGGLDAPGLEVPDLPAYTGVHLGDLLIVVVVGVLSSFALARVHRLGTRVSEMKLPMPALLLAGGLAVGLLALLARALGANSQDVLFSGQTSVGVVATADSTKIVLVLLIAKFLAYAVCLGCGFRGGPIFPAIFLGVAIASLGVVWFDLSPTLALAGGAAAGMAAQTRLIFSPLLFAGLLVGASSLDVLPPAVLAVAAAWLTTKFLDRRAKPTVETVAPAD, from the coding sequence ATGGCGGAACCACCCACTGGCCGGGCGTACCTGCGGCTCATCCTGCTCGGTGCGGCCATCGGCATCCCGGCCGCGCTGGTGGCAGCCCTGTTCATCGCGTCGGTGCACGGGCTCGAACACTGGCTTTGGGGCCCCGGCGAACCACCCTGGTACGCCGTCCTCTCGCTCCCCGTCCTCGGTGCGATCATCGTCGTCCTGGCGCGCCGATTCCTGCCCGGCGACGGCGGCCACTCCCCGCTGAAAGGACTGAGCACCGCCGCCACCCCGATCTCGCACGCTCCGGGCGTCTTCCTCGCCGCCCTCGGCTCCCTGTCATACGGGGCCGTGCTGGGCCCGGAGGCCCCGGTCATCGCGCTCGGCTCGGTGGTCGGCATGGTGGCGAACCGCTACGCGAAGTTCGACACACAGGGCGCCTCGGTGATCTCCAACGCCGGCCAGTTCTCCGCGATCTCCGCGCTGTTCGGCGGCCCACTGGTCGCCGGGATGCTGCTCCTCGAGGGCGGCATCGGCCTGGGCGCCCGGCTGCTGCCAGTCCTGCTGCCCGGCCTGGTCGCCGCCGCGATCGGCTACCTGATCTTCGTCGGCTTCGGCACCTGGGGCGGACTCGACGCGCCCGGCCTCGAAGTGCCCGACCTGCCCGCGTACACCGGAGTGCACCTCGGCGACCTGCTGATCGTCGTGGTCGTCGGCGTCCTCAGCTCATTCGCCCTGGCCCGGGTGCACCGGCTGGGCACGCGAGTCTCGGAAATGAAGCTGCCGATGCCGGCCCTGCTCCTAGCCGGCGGCCTCGCCGTCGGACTGCTGGCCCTCCTGGCCCGGGCCCTCGGCGCGAACTCCCAAGACGTGCTCTTCTCCGGCCAGACCAGCGTCGGCGTCGTGGCCACCGCGGACTCGACGAAAATCGTGCTCGTACTGCTGATCGCCAAATTCCTCGCGTACGCGGTCTGCCTCGGCTGCGGCTTCCGCGGCGGCCCGATCTTCCCCGCGATCTTCCTCGGCGTCGCCATCGCCTCCCTGGGCGTGGTCTGGTTCGACCTGTCCCCGACACTCGCCCTGGCGGGCGGGGCAGCCGCGGGCATGGCGGCGCAGACACGGCTGATCTTCTCGCCGCTGCTGTTCGCGGGCCTGCTCGTGGGCGCGTCCAGCCTCGACGTCCTGCCACCCGCGGTCCTCGCCGTCGCCGCGGCCTGGCTGACGACGAAATTCCTGGACCGGCGCGCCAAGCCCACCGTAGAAACCGTCGCCCCCGCCGACTAA
- a CDS encoding NADP-dependent oxidoreductase, producing the protein MARQITLASRPAGWPTAENFALVEGETPAPTEGQLVVRNLFMSVDPYMRGRMNDVKSYVPPFRLGEPLDGGAVGEVVESRADGFAPGDLVLHGLGWRDIAVLDARHARKVTPIEGLSPSAYLGVLGMTSLTAYAGLLDVAEFKPGDAVFVSGAGAVGSIAGQIAKLKGASRVIGSAGSAEKVAHLLDLGFDAAFNYKDGPVGQQLKQAAPDGIDVYFDNVGADHLEAAISSLNQHGRVALCGAIAAYNDTTPPAAPRNLALAIGKRLTLRGFIVNDHGARMPEMVAEISGWLSEGKISFQETVVDGLDNAPEAFLGLLRGENTGKMVVRL; encoded by the coding sequence ATGGCTCGCCAGATCACCCTCGCGTCCCGCCCGGCCGGCTGGCCGACGGCGGAGAACTTCGCGCTGGTCGAGGGGGAGACGCCGGCGCCCACAGAGGGACAACTGGTGGTACGCAACCTGTTCATGTCGGTGGACCCCTATATGCGGGGACGGATGAACGACGTGAAGTCGTACGTCCCGCCGTTCCGGCTCGGGGAGCCGCTCGACGGGGGCGCGGTCGGCGAGGTCGTCGAGTCGCGTGCCGACGGATTCGCTCCCGGCGATCTCGTGCTGCACGGGCTGGGCTGGCGTGACATCGCGGTCCTCGACGCCCGCCACGCCCGCAAGGTCACTCCGATCGAGGGGCTGTCGCCTTCGGCGTACCTGGGCGTGCTGGGGATGACCTCCCTGACGGCGTACGCCGGACTCCTGGACGTCGCCGAGTTCAAGCCGGGCGACGCCGTCTTCGTCTCCGGCGCCGGCGCGGTCGGCAGCATCGCCGGGCAGATCGCCAAACTCAAGGGCGCCTCCCGGGTCATCGGCAGCGCGGGCTCGGCCGAGAAGGTGGCACACCTGCTGGACCTCGGGTTCGACGCCGCCTTCAACTACAAGGACGGCCCCGTCGGGCAGCAGCTGAAGCAGGCCGCGCCGGACGGCATCGACGTGTACTTCGACAACGTGGGCGCGGACCATCTGGAGGCCGCGATCAGCTCCCTCAACCAGCACGGCCGGGTCGCGCTGTGCGGGGCCATCGCGGCGTACAACGACACCACGCCGCCCGCCGCGCCCCGGAACCTGGCGCTGGCCATCGGCAAGCGGCTGACCCTGCGCGGATTCATCGTCAACGATCACGGCGCCCGGATGCCGGAGATGGTCGCCGAGATCAGCGGCTGGCTGAGCGAGGGCAAGATCTCGTTCCAGGAGACCGTCGTCGACGGGCTCGACAACGCCCCCGAGGCGTTCCTCGGGCTGCTCCGTGGCGAGAACACGGGCAAAATGGTCGTCCGCCTCTGA
- a CDS encoding MarR family winged helix-turn-helix transcriptional regulator, giving the protein MTVTREVVQLMAEIAARFNAGYEDAAGTHQLTAMQAKLLMLVAAEPQPMRRLADEFHCDPSNVTGIADRLERRGLVVREPDPGDRRVKNVALTDAGRHVVDDLRGSLGFAAEPLRSLSEPEREQLRDLLRKMLGR; this is encoded by the coding sequence ATGACGGTGACGCGAGAAGTGGTGCAGCTCATGGCCGAGATCGCGGCCCGGTTCAACGCGGGTTACGAGGACGCGGCCGGGACGCACCAGCTCACGGCGATGCAGGCCAAGCTGCTCATGCTCGTGGCGGCCGAGCCGCAGCCGATGCGGCGGCTGGCCGACGAGTTCCACTGCGACCCGTCGAACGTGACCGGCATCGCCGATCGGCTCGAACGCCGGGGCCTCGTCGTCCGCGAGCCCGATCCCGGCGATCGGCGGGTAAAGAACGTCGCCCTGACCGACGCCGGCCGCCACGTCGTCGACGATCTACGCGGCTCGCTCGGGTTCGCCGCCGAACCGTTGCGTTCGTTGAGCGAACCCGAGCGCGAGCAGCTGCGTGATCTGCTCCGCAAAATGCTCGGCCGTTGA
- a CDS encoding HdeD family acid-resistance protein: MTTASVPKMPGSAGMSKTSGGMPWWLFLITGTAWIIVSWFVLGFNSRSVASIAALAGAVVLVAAIAELFQMFTAPGWKWLHGVLAALFLVTGILCWANPGKTVFWLAAFVGWYLLFKGVADIILAFLTKAENDAWWLGLIVGIIEMLLGFWAAGRFTRSLYTLIVLVAAICLARGITDIIMAFRVRKLQHAE; this comes from the coding sequence ATGACGACGGCAAGTGTTCCCAAGATGCCCGGTTCTGCGGGCATGTCCAAGACTTCCGGTGGAATGCCCTGGTGGCTGTTCCTGATCACCGGCACCGCCTGGATCATCGTGAGCTGGTTCGTCTTGGGCTTCAACAGCCGGAGCGTCGCCTCGATCGCCGCGCTCGCCGGCGCGGTGGTCCTGGTCGCGGCCATCGCAGAGCTGTTCCAGATGTTCACCGCCCCCGGCTGGAAATGGCTGCACGGCGTACTGGCCGCGCTGTTCCTCGTCACCGGAATCCTGTGCTGGGCGAATCCCGGCAAGACGGTGTTCTGGCTGGCCGCGTTCGTCGGCTGGTATCTGCTCTTCAAGGGTGTCGCCGACATCATCCTGGCGTTCCTCACCAAGGCGGAGAACGACGCGTGGTGGCTCGGCCTGATCGTCGGCATCATCGAGATGCTGCTCGGCTTCTGGGCCGCCGGGCGGTTCACCCGGTCGCTCTACACGCTGATCGTGCTGGTGGCGGCGATCTGCCTGGCTCGCGGCATCACCGACATCATCATGGCGTTCCGCGTACGCAAGCTCCAGCACGCCGAGTGA